The following coding sequences are from one Triticum aestivum cultivar Chinese Spring chromosome 5A, IWGSC CS RefSeq v2.1, whole genome shotgun sequence window:
- the LOC123104846 gene encoding probable protein S-acyltransferase 19 codes for MARKHGWQLPAHTLQIVAITVFFLLVVAFYAFFAPFLGTQVLEYVAIGIYTPMALAVFILYIRCTSINPADPGIMARFEDGFVDVPANSGGLEGINLPQKANSAIGTHSPTSTCRSSLDGHSNQRGTSVGEANIHVSSQLPKKRSSCFLFGGLVCALFVKEDCRKADESEQQASGEEALFCTLCNAEVRKFSKHCRSCDKCVDGFDHHCRWLNNCVGRKNYFTFIALMAISLLWLAIQFGVGIAVLVLCFVNKNSPRILQEKLGNGLTRAPFAVIVGIFTLLSLVACVPLGELFFFHMILIRKGISTYDYVVAMRAMSEGIPEDEEGANIIYSPSNSATTGFSVGSSLGLHHKGAWCTPPRIFIDQDEVIPHLDPGMVPSTVDPDAAGYAERANKAKKPVKISARSLAKLDRNEVMKAAAKARASSSVLRPIDARHGHEADISSSGNASVRSSMSVDYSATKESRSEMRLSPLQNSYPQSLASQDDYETGTQTASSLSSPVHLHKLAPHAQFRAAPHPAPPPERPAPGITRPPVPATHISNNPMFQSATSYVRENRRASVVWDQEAGRYVSVPMQTTRTGPGVELPARNPSFLANPSGEPGNHGRNLAPANTTSSAIPSGQPSERLTYTGQSIFFGGPILSTTGINAERNEAGTRVRPETSRDPNSHQRDIRGEKARTGSFPLFEPRNF; via the exons ATGGCGCGGAAGCACGGCTGGCAGCTCCCGGCCCACACCCTGcag ATCGTTGCAATTACTGTATTCTTCCTTCTGGTGGTTGCATTTTATGCCTTCTTTGCACCATTTCTGGGAACACAAGTCCTTGAGTATGTTGCGATAGGCATTTATACTCCCATG GCGTTGGCTGTCTTCATCCTTTACATCCGGTGCACAAGTATTAATCCTGCTGATCCTGGTATCATGGCAAGGTTTGAGGATGGTTTTGTCGATGTACCTGCCAACAGCGGTGGATTGGAAGGCATAAACTTGCCCCAGAAAGCAAACAGCGCTATTGGAACACACTCTCCAACATCTACTTGCAGAAGCTCTCTAGATGGCCATTCTAATCAGAGAGGTACATCTGTAGGGGAAGCAAACATACATGTGAGCTCACAACTGCCGAAGAAAAGATCAAGCTGTTTCCTCTTTGGTGGGCTCGTGTGTGCTTTATTTGTTAAGGAGGACTGCCGGAAGGCTGATGAATCAGAGcaacaagctagtggtgaagaagCTCTGTTTTGCACATTATGCAATGCTGAG GTTCGCAAATTCAGTAAACACTGCAGAAGCTGTGACAAGTGTGTGGATGGATTTGATCATCATTGTCGG TGGCTGAATAATTGTGTTGGGCGGAAGAACTACTTCACGTTTATTGCTCTGATGGCAATCAGTCTCCTATGG CTTGCAATTCAATTTGGAGTGGGCATTGCTGTTCTTGTTCTCTGCTTTGTCAATAAAAATTCACCAAGAATCCTTCAAGAAAAGCTTGGGAATGGCTTGACTCGCGCTCCATTTGCTGTGATTGTA GGTATATTCACACTTCTGTCATTAGTGGCCTGCGTACCTTTAGGAGAACTTTTCTTCTTCCACATGATATTAATCAGAAAG GGGATCTCGACCTATGATTATGTGGTCGCAATGAGAGCTATGAGTGAGGGGATTCCAGAAGACGAGGAAGGAGCAAATATCATCTATTCCCCCTCAAATTCAGCAACAACCGGATTCAGTGTTGGAAGTTCTCTTGGCCTTCACCACAAGGGTGCTTGGTGTACACCTCCAAGAATATTTATTGATCAG GATGAAGTGATTCCACATTTGGACCCTGGGATGGTTCCTTCAACTGTTGATCCTGATGCTGCTGGATACGCTGAAAGAGCAAACAAAGCCAAGAAGCCAGTCAAGATCAGTGCCCGGAGCCTTGCAAAGCTGGACAGAAACGAGGTGATGAAAGCTGCAGCAAAAGCTCGGGCATCATCCTCTGTCCTCCGACCAATAGATGCCCGCCATGGCCATGAAGCTGATATTAGCTCCAGTGGCAATGCCAGCGTCAGGAGTAGCATGAGTGTTGACTACAGTGCTACAAAGGAATCAAGGAGTGAGATGAGGCTATCTCCTCTACAGAACTCATATCCACAGAGTCTTGCAAGCCAGGATGACTATGAGACTGGCACACAGACTGCAAGCAGTTTAAGCAGCCCGGTCCACCTCCACAAGCTTGCCCCTCATGCTCAATTTCGTGCAGCACCTCATCCAGCTCCACCTCCTGAAAGGCCTGCGCCAGGGATTACAAGGCCACCTGTTCCCGCCACACATATAAGCAACAACCCAATGTTCCAGTCAGCCACATCATATGTCAGGGAGAACCGAAGAGCCTCTGTTGTCTGGGATCAAGAGGCTGGTCGGTACGTGTCAGTGCCCATGCAAACAACAAGAACAGGACCTGGTGTTGAGCTGCCTGCAAGAAACCCAAGTTTCTTGGCGAATCCAAGTGGTGAACCAGGCAACCATGGGAGAAACCTTGCACCTGCGAACACAACTTCATCAGCGATTCCTTCGGGGCAGCCGTCTGAGAGATTGACATACACAGGCCAATCAATATTCTTTGGCGGGCCAATCCTGAGCACCACTGGCATAAATGCAGAAAGGAATGAGGCGGGCACAAGAGTGCGTCCTGAGACAAGCAGAGATCCCAACTCCCACCAGCGGGATATCCGTGGCGAGAAGGCTCGGACAGGCTCCTTCCCGTTGTTTGAGCCTAGGAATTTCTAG